One Echinicola strongylocentroti DNA window includes the following coding sequences:
- a CDS encoding murein hydrolase activator EnvC family protein, with translation MKYFLALVFLFSLTWAVAPDQHALLAQTSKTRTELEKEKAAVLQRLKEFDEILKKTSARKKNTISELNVVSKQLQTRVSYIQTLNNEVALLNKEIKETDNLIISLEEDLTTLKEEYAHMVYVSAKLNSGVTILTFIFSSSTFKQLYMRLRYLKQYSDAREKQVEQIEKVSADLQQQQTKLEKQKSDKQAALQEEQSQKKELDQLKQEQQSIVNTLTNKEEEIRKDIAETKKQQEELNRLIRKVIEEEIKRAEAEAKKANTKTTKTSGSSMPMTPEAAALSSSFSSNRGKLPWPVASGFVSEAYGDHPHPTLKGIMITNDGVDIQTNPSENVRAVFDGVVTKISTIPGMGGTIIIRHGEYYTMYSRLKTITVKSGQNVNANDIIGEVATSSDGVSEVHFQTWKGLQKMNPSIWLVGK, from the coding sequence ATGAAGTACTTTCTGGCGCTAGTTTTTCTGTTTTCACTCACTTGGGCTGTAGCTCCTGACCAGCACGCTCTTTTGGCACAGACATCCAAAACCCGTACTGAACTGGAGAAAGAAAAAGCAGCAGTTCTCCAACGGTTAAAGGAATTCGATGAGATACTGAAAAAAACATCCGCCAGAAAGAAAAATACCATCAGTGAACTTAATGTGGTCAGCAAACAATTGCAGACCCGTGTCAGTTATATCCAGACCCTCAACAACGAAGTAGCCCTCCTCAATAAGGAAATCAAGGAAACGGATAACCTGATCATCTCCCTGGAGGAGGACCTGACTACATTAAAGGAAGAATATGCCCACATGGTCTATGTCTCAGCCAAGCTGAACAGTGGCGTGACCATATTGACCTTTATTTTCAGCTCTTCTACTTTCAAGCAGCTCTACATGCGCCTCAGGTACCTCAAGCAATATAGTGACGCCAGAGAAAAACAGGTAGAACAGATCGAGAAAGTAAGTGCTGACCTCCAACAACAGCAGACCAAACTGGAAAAGCAAAAATCCGACAAGCAAGCTGCACTGCAAGAAGAACAAAGCCAGAAAAAAGAACTGGACCAACTCAAGCAAGAACAGCAATCCATCGTCAACACCTTGACCAATAAAGAAGAGGAAATCCGAAAGGACATTGCCGAGACCAAAAAGCAGCAAGAAGAGCTGAACCGACTGATTCGTAAAGTCATAGAAGAGGAAATCAAGCGCGCAGAAGCCGAAGCAAAAAAAGCCAACACCAAAACCACCAAAACGTCGGGGAGCAGCATGCCGATGACTCCAGAGGCAGCTGCATTATCCAGCTCCTTTTCCAGCAATCGCGGCAAATTACCGTGGCCAGTAGCCAGCGGGTTTGTGTCAGAAGCCTATGGCGACCACCCTCACCCTACGCTAAAAGGTATCATGATCACCAATGACGGTGTGGATATCCAGACCAACCCCAGTGAAAATGTCCGTGCGGTATTTGACGGAGTAGTGACCAAAATCTCTACCATCCCAGGCATGGGTGGCACCATCATCATCCGCCATGGTGAATATTATACCATGTATAGTCGACTTAAGACCATTACTGTAAAATCCGGACAAAATGTCAATGCAAATGATATAATTGGGGAAGTAGCGACGAGCAGTGACGGGGTATCAGAAGTCCACTTCCAAACATGGAAAGGACTCCAAAAGATGAATCCATCCATTTGGCTGGTAGGAAAGTAA
- a CDS encoding DUF4837 family protein translates to MNKRKSLILALLIFTAGLVISCTEGEDGDNSNKPRARGASGEILLVIDSLKYKGPVGDALKGIFEEDIKGLVREETLFDMRKVDPRSMTRILKMAYNIVYVTTFDDKKPGSRMISNQFSPQSKEKAAADPSLFMLRNEDEFARGQEVVYLFGNNEEDLINNLRKNKEKLQNLFEVRERNRLGEVILSRTNGAVQTKGEEILGLDLTVPASYQFVKEEENFLWARQPTPTTKRADISLIFYQTDYTSEEQVFPENLIAFRDQILKTRVFGDPEKPNSYLETEKQIVPSFRNMEIDGHYAIEMRGQWKTHTISMGGSFVSYAVVDEAKGKLYYLEGFLYYPSETHKKALREIEAILMATKFPEAPKTKSKL, encoded by the coding sequence ATGAATAAGAGAAAAAGTTTAATACTGGCCCTGTTGATCTTTACGGCTGGTCTTGTTATCAGCTGTACAGAAGGAGAAGACGGCGATAATTCCAATAAACCCCGAGCAAGGGGAGCAAGTGGTGAAATACTACTGGTCATAGATTCTTTAAAATACAAAGGGCCTGTAGGTGATGCCCTAAAAGGGATATTTGAAGAAGACATCAAAGGACTCGTCAGGGAGGAGACCCTCTTTGACATGAGAAAGGTAGATCCACGGTCCATGACAAGAATCCTGAAAATGGCTTATAACATCGTCTATGTGACCACATTCGATGACAAAAAGCCAGGTAGCCGTATGATCAGTAACCAGTTTAGTCCCCAATCCAAGGAAAAGGCAGCAGCTGATCCCTCGCTCTTTATGTTAAGGAATGAAGACGAATTTGCCAGAGGGCAGGAAGTAGTCTACCTTTTTGGCAACAACGAAGAAGACCTCATCAATAATCTCCGTAAGAACAAAGAAAAGCTTCAGAATCTCTTTGAAGTAAGAGAAAGAAATCGACTTGGAGAGGTCATCCTTAGCCGTACCAACGGTGCTGTGCAAACAAAAGGTGAGGAAATATTGGGTCTTGATCTCACAGTCCCGGCCTCTTACCAGTTTGTAAAAGAAGAAGAAAATTTTCTGTGGGCCAGGCAACCCACACCTACCACAAAACGAGCAGATATTAGTTTGATTTTTTATCAGACAGACTACACCTCCGAAGAGCAGGTCTTTCCCGAAAACCTCATTGCATTTAGGGATCAAATACTAAAAACACGTGTATTTGGTGATCCGGAAAAGCCCAACTCCTATTTGGAGACAGAGAAACAAATTGTTCCTTCCTTCAGGAATATGGAAATTGACGGGCATTATGCGATAGAAATGCGCGGACAATGGAAGACCCACACCATAAGTATGGGCGGATCTTTTGTATCCTACGCCGTGGTAGACGAAGCCAAAGGAAAACTTTATTACCTGGAAGGATTTTTATATTACCCCAGCGAAACCCATAAAAAGGCCCTTAGGGAAATAGAAGCAATATTGATGGCTACAAAATTCCCTGAAGCCCCCAAAACTAAATCCAAATTATAG
- a CDS encoding NADP-dependent malic enzyme, translating into MAIKIRKEDALGYHSQGSPGKIEVVPTKPLSSQLDLALAYSPGVAEPCLEIAEKKENVYKYTAKGNLVAVISNGTAVLGLGDIGPEAGKPVMEGKGVLFKKFAGIDVFDIEIDEKDPKKLIQIIKSLEPTFGGINLEDIKAPECFEIEQRLKEQMHIPVMHDDQHGTAIISGAALLNALEIVGKKIEDIRLVVCGAGAAAVSCTRFYMTLGVKKENLVMADIKGVIRTDRPDLDDIGREFAYEGDDLQTLTDAMKGADVFLGLSAGNVVSPENIKSMADNPIVFALANPHPEIDYDLATSVREDLIMATGRSDFPNQVNNVLGFPYIFRGALDVRATAINEEMKLATAHAIAKLAKEPVPEIVNKAYGDDQLGFGRNYLIPKPLDPRLITTIAPAVAKTAMDTGVAQTAITDWETYELELQERIGIDQRLMSRVIARAKKNPKRVVFAEADNTKILKAAQLINDEKIGEPILLGNKEVILNLIEEHSLDLSNVQIIDPYEEPKRLEEFGNLLYKKRQRKGLTPFEAQKLMRDRTYFGAMMVETGEADALISGLTKDYPKTILPALHVIGVKKDVNRVAGMYIMNSDKGPYFFADTTVNVDPTADQMVEIIGLTADAVKFFDLEPKIAVLSYSNFGSAKGNTPTKTALATAKAKEKFPDLIIEGEMQANVAINETIQKENYPFSALANKKANTLIFPNLSSGNIAYKLLAEIGNSEAIGPVLLGMNKPVHILQLGSSIREIINMVAIAVVDAQSHDNI; encoded by the coding sequence ATGGCGATTAAAATCAGAAAAGAAGATGCTTTGGGCTATCATTCCCAAGGTAGCCCCGGAAAAATCGAGGTCGTACCCACCAAACCACTTTCCAGCCAGCTGGATTTGGCTTTGGCCTATTCCCCAGGAGTGGCTGAACCCTGTTTGGAAATCGCCGAGAAAAAAGAAAATGTCTATAAGTACACTGCGAAGGGCAATCTCGTAGCTGTTATATCCAACGGCACGGCTGTCTTGGGACTAGGGGACATTGGTCCCGAAGCAGGAAAGCCCGTTATGGAAGGAAAAGGCGTACTTTTCAAAAAATTTGCCGGGATTGATGTCTTTGACATTGAGATAGACGAAAAAGACCCCAAGAAGCTTATCCAGATCATCAAATCATTGGAGCCCACTTTTGGAGGGATAAACCTAGAGGACATCAAAGCTCCTGAATGTTTTGAAATCGAACAAAGGCTAAAGGAGCAAATGCACATTCCTGTAATGCATGATGACCAACATGGTACTGCCATCATTTCTGGTGCAGCCCTGCTCAATGCCTTGGAAATAGTCGGAAAAAAAATAGAAGATATTCGATTGGTCGTATGCGGTGCCGGCGCTGCGGCGGTTTCCTGTACGCGGTTTTACATGACATTAGGTGTCAAAAAGGAAAACCTGGTAATGGCCGATATCAAAGGAGTCATCCGTACCGACCGTCCTGATCTGGATGATATCGGGCGAGAGTTTGCCTATGAAGGCGATGACCTCCAGACCCTTACAGATGCGATGAAAGGTGCCGACGTTTTCTTGGGACTTTCAGCGGGGAACGTGGTCTCTCCAGAGAACATCAAGTCCATGGCAGATAACCCGATTGTGTTTGCCCTGGCCAATCCCCATCCCGAGATTGACTATGACTTGGCGACCTCCGTTAGAGAAGACCTCATCATGGCTACGGGCAGATCCGACTTTCCTAATCAGGTGAATAATGTCCTTGGATTTCCTTATATTTTCAGAGGGGCCTTGGACGTCAGGGCAACAGCCATCAATGAAGAGATGAAGCTGGCTACCGCCCATGCGATCGCCAAATTGGCCAAAGAACCTGTTCCTGAGATTGTCAACAAAGCCTATGGAGATGACCAATTGGGATTTGGGAGAAACTACCTGATCCCCAAACCGTTGGACCCCAGGCTTATTACCACCATCGCTCCGGCAGTTGCGAAGACGGCCATGGATACTGGTGTGGCCCAGACTGCGATTACCGACTGGGAAACCTATGAGCTAGAACTTCAGGAGAGAATCGGAATAGACCAACGTCTGATGTCCAGGGTCATTGCCCGCGCCAAAAAGAACCCTAAGCGGGTGGTTTTTGCAGAAGCAGATAACACCAAGATCCTTAAAGCTGCCCAGCTGATCAACGATGAAAAAATCGGTGAGCCCATATTGCTCGGCAACAAAGAGGTCATCCTAAACCTGATCGAGGAGCATTCCCTTGACCTCAGTAATGTACAGATCATCGACCCTTATGAAGAGCCCAAACGCCTAGAAGAGTTTGGAAACCTACTCTATAAAAAACGTCAACGAAAGGGATTAACCCCCTTCGAAGCTCAAAAGCTAATGCGGGACCGCACCTATTTCGGAGCCATGATGGTGGAGACAGGTGAAGCTGACGCACTGATTTCAGGACTGACCAAAGATTACCCCAAGACGATCCTTCCAGCCCTACATGTCATAGGCGTCAAAAAGGATGTAAACAGAGTGGCAGGCATGTACATCATGAACTCGGACAAGGGTCCCTACTTCTTCGCAGACACCACGGTCAACGTGGACCCTACGGCAGATCAAATGGTAGAAATCATCGGATTAACGGCCGATGCCGTGAAGTTTTTTGACTTGGAACCAAAAATAGCTGTTCTCTCCTACTCTAACTTTGGATCTGCCAAGGGAAATACTCCTACAAAAACAGCCTTGGCCACTGCCAAAGCCAAAGAGAAGTTCCCGGACCTGATCATTGAAGGAGAAATGCAAGCTAACGTGGCCATCAATGAAACGATCCAAAAGGAAAATTATCCTTTCAGTGCATTGGCCAATAAAAAAGCGAATACATTGATCTTCCCTAACCTCAGTTCGGGGAATATTGCCTACAAACTGTTGGCAGAAATCGGCAATTCCGAAGCTATCGGGCCTGTATTACTTGGGATGAACAAGCCCGTGCATATTCTTCAGCTAGGCAGTTCTATCCGTGAAATCATTAATATGGTAGCCATTGCAGTAGTGGATGCCCAAAGTCACGATAATATATGA
- a CDS encoding lytic transglycosylase domain-containing protein, with translation MSNWKLLTLLSPMILCVAIASAQNQEENGFIAGEEELVHPTYHYEYIPDFTYDQVNERVDKMDTGMPFELNETIFAFINYFTVRNREYSKMTLARKEIYFPLFEKELKEHGMPEEIKYLAIVESGLNPKAKSRVGAMGLWQFMPATGRVYDLHVTRDIDDRMDPELATEAACRYLKSLYRMFDDWELALAAYNCGPGNVRKAIRRSGGKRTFWGIYNWLPRETRSYIPQFQAIIYVFNHADDHNLILEDGTFPIAHEKVKFDQELDLEKLADISGTCLEELEFLNPAIQHSKIPANSGHYALRVPKAKADYIAANVHWMMDSIHLQEERLLARQEENKPAKKEPEKLIYKVRRGDALGKIARMYGTTVSELKAWNGLYNNHIKIGQHLTIYQDSDAFTRNLAADNKSKQDATFVKGTPKTYVVQPGDSLWLIANKLEGVTIEKIKRLNKLSNNKIKPGQKLIIG, from the coding sequence ATGAGCAACTGGAAATTACTTACACTCTTATCACCGATGATACTCTGTGTGGCAATCGCCAGTGCCCAAAATCAGGAAGAAAATGGTTTCATAGCAGGCGAAGAAGAACTTGTCCATCCCACTTATCATTATGAGTATATACCCGACTTTACTTATGATCAAGTAAACGAAAGGGTAGACAAGATGGACACAGGAATGCCATTCGAGCTAAATGAAACCATTTTTGCTTTTATCAATTACTTTACGGTCAGAAACCGGGAATATTCCAAGATGACCTTGGCCAGAAAAGAGATTTATTTCCCACTTTTCGAAAAGGAGCTTAAGGAACATGGAATGCCCGAGGAGATCAAGTACTTGGCCATCGTAGAATCCGGCCTCAATCCCAAGGCCAAATCCCGAGTTGGAGCCATGGGGCTGTGGCAGTTTATGCCTGCTACCGGAAGGGTCTACGACCTACATGTCACCAGAGACATCGATGACCGTATGGATCCAGAACTGGCCACAGAGGCTGCATGTCGCTATCTCAAATCCCTATATCGAATGTTTGATGACTGGGAACTTGCGCTGGCAGCCTATAACTGCGGGCCAGGAAATGTAAGGAAGGCCATCAGGCGATCAGGAGGTAAACGCACCTTTTGGGGAATTTATAATTGGCTCCCTAGGGAAACAAGGAGCTATATTCCGCAATTTCAAGCTATCATTTATGTATTTAATCATGCAGATGACCATAACTTGATATTGGAAGATGGTACTTTCCCTATAGCCCATGAAAAGGTGAAGTTTGACCAAGAACTCGATTTGGAAAAACTGGCAGACATCAGTGGAACCTGTCTGGAAGAACTGGAGTTCTTAAACCCAGCTATCCAACATAGTAAAATCCCCGCAAACTCTGGACACTACGCTCTTCGTGTACCCAAGGCCAAGGCAGATTACATCGCCGCCAATGTTCATTGGATGATGGATAGTATCCATCTCCAAGAAGAGCGACTACTGGCGAGACAAGAAGAAAACAAACCAGCAAAAAAGGAACCGGAAAAACTGATATACAAAGTCAGAAGAGGAGACGCACTAGGTAAAATTGCCAGGATGTACGGCACCACTGTTTCAGAACTGAAAGCTTGGAATGGACTGTATAACAACCACATAAAAATAGGCCAACACTTGACCATTTATCAAGATAGTGATGCCTTCACCCGAAACCTCGCAGCAGACAATAAAAGCAAACAAGACGCCACTTTCGTAAAAGGAACACCCAAAACCTACGTGGTACAACCAGGAGACTCCCTTTGGCTCATTGCCAATAAGCTCGAAGGTGTAACCATCGAAAAAATCAAGCGCCTCAATAAACTCAGCAATAACAAGATCAAACCTGGCCAGAAGCTAATAATTGGCTAA
- a CDS encoding DUF4292 domain-containing protein has protein sequence MNKHFLLSLFAAILLLAGCAKKTRVYSSDETMKEFTPSYFDYSYLSAKARVVMEEESGKTTRGTLNLRAKRDSVIWFSISPGLGIEAARGIITREDIKVMDRINNKDINLTFDQFQNTYGLKLSLDLFQNVLFANIPYGVSYRDRLIRVGKTFELTQRRDGITYESVVGVQHGKVNELTTSARFHKGKLSASYPEFEDLDGQPYAYKILLRILMENESSDLQSTVVNLEFNKVEIQDSPLSFPYNF, from the coding sequence ATGAATAAACACTTTTTGCTGAGTTTATTTGCGGCCATTTTGCTTTTGGCAGGCTGTGCCAAAAAGACGCGGGTCTATTCTTCTGACGAGACCATGAAGGAGTTTACCCCCTCCTATTTTGACTATAGTTACCTTAGTGCCAAAGCACGTGTGGTCATGGAGGAAGAAAGCGGCAAAACCACCCGCGGCACACTTAACCTCCGGGCAAAGAGGGATAGCGTCATTTGGTTCAGCATCAGTCCAGGACTGGGCATAGAAGCAGCCAGAGGAATCATCACCCGTGAGGACATCAAGGTCATGGACCGGATCAATAATAAGGACATTAACCTTACCTTTGACCAGTTCCAAAACACTTATGGCCTTAAACTTTCATTGGATTTGTTCCAAAACGTACTCTTTGCCAATATCCCATACGGTGTCAGCTATCGGGACCGTTTGATCAGGGTAGGAAAAACCTTCGAGCTTACCCAGCGAAGAGATGGCATTACCTATGAATCAGTGGTAGGTGTCCAGCATGGAAAGGTCAATGAACTTACCACTTCTGCCAGGTTTCATAAAGGCAAGCTATCTGCCAGCTACCCAGAGTTCGAAGATTTGGATGGCCAGCCTTATGCCTATAAGATCCTTTTGCGGATATTGATGGAAAACGAATCCTCCGACCTCCAATCTACTGTGGTCAATCTGGAATTCAATAAGGTAGAGATCCAGGACTCCCCACTCTCATTCCCTTATAACTTTTGA
- the ruvA gene encoding Holliday junction branch migration protein RuvA: MIDYLKGQLVFKDPTFVIIDIQGVGYHVKVSLNTYSQIKDEEHIKLLTHLHIKEDAHTLYGFKEEMEKRLFLLLISISGVGPNTGLMILSSLSGGELESAIAQEDYKTIQRVKGVGAKTAQRIVLELKDKISKDHPQGAAAGSGGFIQQNSYLKAEALQALITLGFSKAVAEKNINAVLKKSGSEISLEELIKASLRST, encoded by the coding sequence ATGATTGATTATTTAAAGGGGCAACTCGTTTTCAAGGACCCCACTTTTGTCATTATTGATATTCAAGGAGTTGGCTATCATGTCAAGGTATCTTTGAATACCTATTCGCAGATCAAGGATGAGGAGCATATCAAGCTCCTCACCCACCTGCACATTAAAGAAGATGCCCACACGCTCTATGGATTTAAGGAAGAAATGGAAAAGAGGCTATTTCTCTTGTTAATTTCCATCTCAGGGGTTGGTCCCAATACCGGTCTCATGATCCTTTCGTCCCTTTCAGGAGGAGAGTTGGAATCGGCTATCGCACAAGAAGACTACAAGACCATACAAAGGGTAAAAGGTGTAGGTGCCAAGACTGCGCAGCGCATTGTCTTGGAGCTGAAAGACAAGATCAGTAAAGATCACCCTCAAGGTGCTGCTGCAGGCTCGGGCGGCTTTATCCAACAAAACAGCTACCTCAAGGCAGAAGCCCTACAAGCCTTGATTACCTTAGGATTTTCAAAAGCTGTTGCAGAAAAAAATATTAATGCTGTTTTGAAAAAAAGCGGCTCA
- the gatA gene encoding Asp-tRNA(Asn)/Glu-tRNA(Gln) amidotransferase subunit GatA: MEKFHSFDDIKRSLDHKETDCKAIVNYYLKNIKTKAHLNAFVEVYEQSALEQADKVDQKIQAGNAGKLAGMVIGIKDVLCYADHTVNASSKILEGFQSQFTATAVQKLIDEDAIIIGRLNCDEFGMGSSNENTVHGKVLNALDEERVPGGSSGGSAVAVQANLCTTSLGTDTGGSVRQPAAFTGLVGIKPTYSRVSRFGLIAYASSFDTIGVFSTNVKDNALVLEVIAGQDENDSTVSRKAVPQYTQQLELDRPVKVAYLKETIESEALQPAIKEHTLDILQKLKEEGHQVEEVDFPLLEYVLPTYYILTTAEASSNLSRFDGVKYGYRTPNAHNLESMYKLTRSEGFGEEVKRRIMLGTFVLSASYYDAYFTKAQKVRRLIKEFTENLLDNYDYIVLPTTPSTAFKFGEHSDDPVAMYLEDLYTVQASVSGVPAISIPNGKDENGLPIGLQVIANSFKEEALYAFADYIMKIKK, translated from the coding sequence TTGGAAAAATTCCATTCTTTCGACGACATAAAACGTTCGCTTGACCACAAGGAAACAGACTGTAAAGCGATCGTCAATTACTATCTCAAGAACATCAAAACGAAGGCGCATCTCAACGCCTTCGTTGAAGTTTATGAGCAATCCGCTTTGGAGCAAGCTGATAAAGTGGATCAAAAAATACAGGCAGGCAATGCTGGTAAACTTGCCGGTATGGTCATCGGCATCAAAGATGTCCTATGCTATGCTGATCATACGGTCAATGCATCCAGTAAAATCCTAGAAGGGTTCCAATCCCAATTCACTGCTACCGCCGTCCAAAAACTCATCGACGAAGACGCCATCATTATCGGACGTCTCAACTGTGATGAGTTCGGCATGGGATCATCCAATGAAAATACCGTTCACGGAAAAGTGCTCAATGCCCTGGACGAAGAGCGGGTACCCGGTGGATCATCAGGTGGATCAGCCGTGGCCGTACAGGCCAATCTGTGCACCACCTCCTTGGGCACGGACACAGGAGGTTCGGTGAGACAGCCCGCTGCATTTACGGGGCTAGTTGGCATCAAGCCTACTTATTCCAGGGTATCTCGTTTCGGCCTGATAGCCTATGCATCTTCCTTTGACACCATTGGTGTGTTTTCTACCAACGTGAAGGACAATGCGCTGGTACTGGAAGTGATCGCCGGCCAAGACGAGAACGACAGTACCGTTTCGAGAAAGGCTGTCCCCCAGTACACCCAACAGCTGGAGCTGGACAGACCAGTGAAAGTGGCCTACCTAAAAGAGACCATCGAATCGGAAGCGCTACAGCCCGCCATCAAGGAACATACTCTTGATATCCTCCAAAAACTCAAGGAAGAAGGGCACCAAGTGGAAGAAGTAGATTTCCCTTTACTTGAATATGTCCTTCCTACTTATTATATTCTGACCACTGCCGAGGCAAGTTCAAACCTCTCGCGATTCGATGGCGTAAAATATGGTTACCGTACCCCAAACGCCCACAATCTCGAGAGCATGTACAAACTCACCCGCTCGGAAGGTTTTGGGGAAGAAGTAAAAAGAAGGATCATGTTGGGCACCTTTGTTTTGAGTGCCAGTTACTATGATGCCTATTTTACCAAAGCCCAAAAAGTAAGGCGACTGATCAAAGAGTTTACGGAGAACTTGTTGGACAATTATGATTATATTGTCTTACCAACTACGCCTTCTACAGCGTTTAAGTTTGGAGAGCACAGTGATGATCCTGTGGCCATGTACTTGGAAGACCTGTACACCGTACAAGCGTCAGTTTCAGGGGTTCCAGCTATTTCTATTCCCAATGGGAAAGACGAAAATGGCCTCCCTATTGGCTTACAGGTAATCGCCAATTCCTTTAAGGAGGAAGCGCTATATGCCTTTGCCGATTATATAATGAAGATCAAGAAATAA
- a CDS encoding Sec-independent protein translocase subunit TatA/TatB, translating to MTTLGFIQNIGGGSLVVIILVVILLFGAKRIPELARGLGRGIKEFKDATKEIQDDIEDGIKGDSKKKS from the coding sequence ATGACTACATTGGGTTTCATTCAGAATATAGGGGGAGGTTCCTTGGTTGTTATCATCTTGGTTGTCATCCTTCTATTCGGAGCAAAACGAATCCCTGAGCTGGCTCGCGGGCTGGGCAGAGGCATCAAAGAATTCAAGGATGCCACCAAAGAGATTCAAGATGATATCGAAGATGGCATCAAGGGAGACAGTAAAAAGAAAAGTTAA
- a CDS encoding tetratricopeptide repeat protein codes for MALIMPLMFLGLTANAQINLFKSAKKQQKEEDKAARLFIEGEKHMMLEDYEKAYFYFDKAHDLTPESGAVNFKMAEILARANQNEKALEHGQKAIEADPENKYYHLLIAEVYTQQNQPKKAAEILKTLIERSDDNQQYILELASLYLSTQQFEKALEALDEAEEYYGVIEQLSVQKQRIYLKQNNLEAAIKEGEKLIEANPGNSRYVLALVEMLFNNNRTDQALSMVNASLEDYPNQPNLHLAAYTLYKKQEQFTSAQEHLFTAFQSPDLEGEVKAQTFGDIIQKDLKTTERESLLDSLQTLMVKTSPKSAPVFTIMGDRAMQNQQPIKALEYYQQSIALNPQDAKVLQGVISLMFEQGKDFEEIEEYTVIATEEFPKKPEFWFFDGTAKLALKKHEAAESSLTQSLDLNEGANKQLDLMVLGQLGDTYHALDKDEKAFDAYDKVLEISPEDEHVLNNYAYFLSLEKKDLDKALDMSSKLVRRFPDNATYLDTHAWVLFQNKDYQNAEKYMKKALDIEESPSGVMLEHYGDILFHMGNQKEAVNYWQKAVGKSDVSDVLDKKIKDKKYYE; via the coding sequence ATGGCATTGATAATGCCGCTGATGTTTCTTGGCTTAACGGCCAATGCACAAATCAACCTATTTAAAAGTGCAAAAAAGCAGCAAAAAGAAGAGGACAAAGCCGCCCGGCTGTTTATTGAAGGAGAGAAGCACATGATGCTGGAAGATTATGAAAAGGCCTATTTTTATTTTGACAAGGCACATGACCTGACCCCAGAATCTGGGGCGGTAAATTTCAAGATGGCTGAAATACTGGCGCGCGCCAATCAAAACGAAAAAGCACTCGAACATGGCCAAAAAGCCATTGAAGCTGACCCAGAAAACAAGTATTACCACCTGCTAATTGCCGAAGTCTATACCCAACAAAACCAACCGAAAAAAGCGGCGGAAATCCTCAAGACCCTCATCGAGCGTTCTGATGACAACCAACAATACATTCTCGAACTGGCCTCACTTTATCTTTCCACCCAGCAGTTTGAAAAGGCGTTGGAGGCCTTGGACGAAGCCGAAGAATATTATGGCGTAATCGAACAGCTTTCCGTTCAAAAACAGCGCATATATCTTAAGCAAAACAACTTGGAAGCGGCCATAAAAGAGGGAGAAAAACTAATTGAGGCCAACCCTGGAAACTCCCGCTATGTGCTAGCATTGGTGGAGATGCTCTTTAACAACAACCGTACCGACCAAGCCCTAAGCATGGTGAATGCGTCATTAGAGGACTACCCAAACCAACCCAACTTGCACCTGGCCGCTTACACACTTTATAAAAAGCAAGAGCAATTCACTTCCGCACAGGAACACCTCTTCACCGCCTTCCAAAGCCCAGACTTAGAGGGAGAGGTAAAGGCGCAGACCTTTGGAGACATCATCCAAAAAGACCTAAAAACCACTGAACGTGAAAGTCTCTTGGACAGTTTGCAAACATTGATGGTCAAGACCAGCCCCAAGAGTGCTCCGGTGTTTACCATCATGGGGGACCGAGCCATGCAAAACCAACAGCCAATAAAGGCACTGGAATACTACCAACAATCCATTGCACTCAATCCCCAGGACGCCAAAGTCCTACAAGGAGTCATCAGTCTGATGTTTGAACAGGGCAAGGATTTTGAAGAGATAGAAGAATACACCGTAATAGCCACAGAGGAATTCCCCAAAAAGCCTGAATTTTGGTTTTTTGACGGCACCGCCAAGCTGGCGCTTAAAAAACATGAGGCCGCCGAATCCTCCTTAACGCAGAGTCTAGACCTCAATGAAGGCGCCAATAAGCAACTTGACCTGATGGTACTTGGCCAATTAGGCGACACCTACCATGCCTTGGACAAGGACGAAAAGGCTTTCGATGCATATGATAAAGTATTGGAGATTTCTCCAGAAGATGAGCATGTACTGAACAATTACGCTTATTTTTTGTCGTTGGAAAAAAAGGACTTGGACAAAGCCCTGGATATGTCTTCCAAGCTAGTAAGAAGGTTCCCCGACAATGCAACCTACCTGGACACGCACGCTTGGGTACTTTTCCAAAACAAAGACTATCAGAATGCAGAGAAATACATGAAAAAGGCCCTTGACATAGAGGAAAGCCCCAGCGGAGTCATGCTGGAGCACTACGGTGATATCCTGTTCCATATGGGCAATCAAAAAGAAGCGGTAAACTATTGGCAAAAGGCCGTAGGAAAAAGTGATGTTTCCGATGTACTGGACAAAAAAATAAAGGACAAAAAATACTATGAATAA